From a single Gimesia fumaroli genomic region:
- a CDS encoding nucleoside 2-deoxyribosyltransferase encodes MKHSDEQIRVYCAGPLFNRSEREEMTAIADQLTKNGYQVYLPHRDGMEFRLVLDVLVERNWDTPMAAQFLHEAIFALDVYQLVEECEAMVWNLNGRTPDEGAVSEAAMAWILGKPLIAYQDDVRSLIQGRVNPLLVGMVDFESVDQIDLIPNLLSEAIQNQGLRPSVQSTLLPVKVQRAVQAGRVLWDAMCSEGAQEDNAMIATVVEELFAPNDRSTLLA; translated from the coding sequence ATGAAACATTCTGATGAGCAGATTCGCGTTTACTGCGCTGGCCCGTTATTTAATCGTTCTGAACGCGAAGAGATGACGGCCATTGCCGATCAGTTAACAAAAAACGGATATCAAGTTTACTTACCTCACCGGGATGGTATGGAGTTTCGTCTGGTACTGGATGTGCTTGTGGAACGGAACTGGGATACGCCTATGGCAGCGCAGTTTTTACATGAAGCCATTTTTGCGCTGGATGTGTATCAGCTGGTTGAGGAGTGTGAAGCGATGGTCTGGAATCTGAACGGTCGGACGCCTGATGAAGGTGCGGTTTCAGAAGCAGCCATGGCCTGGATTCTGGGAAAGCCTTTGATTGCGTATCAGGACGATGTTCGGTCTTTGATTCAGGGCCGCGTGAATCCACTTCTCGTGGGAATGGTCGATTTTGAATCGGTTGATCAGATCGATTTGATTCCTAACTTATTGTCGGAAGCGATTCAGAATCAAGGGCTGCGTCCTTCTGTTCAAAGCACGTTATTACCTGTAAAGGTGCAACGGGCCGTCCAGGCGGGGCGTGTTTTGTGGGATGCAATGTGTTCTGAGGGGGCGCAGGAAGATAACGCCATGATTGCGACGGTCGTGGAAGAGTTGTTCGCTCCCAATGATCGTTCAACACTATTAGCCTGA
- a CDS encoding DUF2079 domain-containing protein produces the protein MNQNTIASSQFDSRRFTYGLLCVLLGSGTVTLAVQSIFSNLDIATLYVSSDLWQSLIPAWSGQVEPATRSAIIPFFPLMGYLILAACGTWVCGALLISKINHCPFRITLAEWGWNGYRWWLLPGAWEILRIAAFILGWTGAESLLLATSQFWFSVAIAGWMAAFASLLIPVSLLDSELEAGVAKEDRKIAIPFSAWMMMALFVILFTFMNWRLYEGMLVPHGDSAMYEEHLWNVSHGKGFRSYLDQGLFWGEHIQFIHLFLLPLYLIWPSHLMLELCETLALATGVIPLYRMAVRHSRSTTIGKAMVAAYLCYFPLQFLDIAIDLKTFRPISFGVPLLLFALEAIELKRWKTTVVLLLFTLTAKEDYAIILGPLGLWIAWQQWSMRKQESATTKPNFLKTVAPGVGLSLFAVLYLGFVVKVAIPWFRSGEQVHYVGYFSKFGNSLGEVVQNILFNPALLLGELFRPDTFIYGLALIVPLGFLPLFSPSRILVAAPIFGLLCLNELAHDPRHHFHAPIVPILCWAAAFGVGNIPSFLERWKGKIKPATTQTFAMHFLWSSAIATGIFFSLGPLGLVFWDSGSAWYWQRLYVPGERARQFEKVAPLIPSDSKVASTDFVHPRFTHHARSYDYSNYKRKVNEYQSGVPADTDFIVIDTQHPYSEIKTPDQVPEFREHPDQWELIPDETNGYFIILKRKPVPESELKD, from the coding sequence ATGAATCAAAATACGATAGCATCATCCCAATTTGACAGCCGCCGATTCACATACGGTCTGCTCTGTGTTCTGCTGGGAAGTGGTACGGTCACTCTGGCAGTGCAATCCATTTTCAGCAATCTGGATATTGCCACCTTATATGTCAGCTCCGATCTGTGGCAGAGTCTCATTCCGGCCTGGTCCGGTCAGGTCGAACCGGCAACGCGATCCGCAATCATCCCCTTTTTTCCCCTCATGGGTTACCTGATACTCGCTGCCTGCGGGACCTGGGTTTGTGGTGCGTTGCTGATATCTAAAATAAATCACTGTCCATTCAGAATTACTTTAGCGGAGTGGGGCTGGAACGGATATCGCTGGTGGCTACTGCCAGGCGCGTGGGAAATACTCCGCATTGCCGCCTTCATTCTTGGCTGGACTGGTGCAGAAAGTCTGCTGCTCGCAACATCACAATTCTGGTTTTCCGTCGCCATTGCCGGCTGGATGGCTGCCTTTGCTTCATTGCTTATCCCGGTTTCCCTATTGGATTCTGAACTGGAAGCCGGAGTGGCAAAAGAAGACCGCAAAATCGCAATTCCCTTTTCTGCCTGGATGATGATGGCACTGTTTGTGATACTGTTCACCTTCATGAACTGGCGACTGTATGAAGGCATGCTGGTGCCCCACGGCGACTCTGCCATGTACGAAGAACACCTCTGGAATGTGTCGCATGGAAAAGGCTTTCGCAGCTATCTGGACCAGGGACTCTTCTGGGGCGAGCACATTCAATTTATTCATCTGTTCCTACTTCCGCTCTATCTGATCTGGCCATCACACTTGATGTTGGAATTGTGCGAAACACTGGCACTAGCTACGGGAGTGATCCCCTTATATCGCATGGCTGTGCGCCACAGTCGTTCGACGACCATAGGCAAGGCCATGGTGGCTGCATATTTGTGCTACTTTCCGCTGCAGTTTCTCGACATCGCAATCGACCTGAAAACATTTCGTCCGATTTCGTTCGGGGTCCCCCTGCTACTGTTTGCACTGGAAGCGATCGAATTAAAACGCTGGAAGACGACAGTCGTACTTCTATTGTTCACATTAACCGCCAAAGAAGACTACGCTATCATTCTCGGACCGCTGGGGCTCTGGATTGCCTGGCAGCAATGGTCCATGCGAAAACAGGAAAGTGCTACCACCAAACCGAACTTTCTGAAAACCGTCGCGCCGGGTGTCGGCCTTTCTCTGTTTGCGGTGCTCTATCTGGGATTCGTTGTGAAAGTCGCCATCCCGTGGTTTCGTAGCGGCGAACAGGTGCATTACGTCGGCTACTTCAGCAAATTTGGGAACTCACTCGGCGAGGTCGTTCAGAATATTTTATTCAACCCCGCACTACTGCTGGGCGAACTGTTTCGGCCCGATACTTTTATCTACGGGCTGGCTCTCATTGTTCCATTGGGATTTCTACCACTGTTTTCGCCAAGCCGAATCTTGGTGGCGGCACCGATTTTTGGATTACTTTGTCTGAATGAATTAGCCCACGATCCCCGCCACCACTTTCATGCACCGATTGTTCCCATTCTCTGTTGGGCTGCAGCGTTTGGTGTGGGTAATATTCCCTCGTTCCTTGAACGCTGGAAAGGGAAAATCAAACCAGCGACAACACAAACGTTTGCCATGCATTTCCTCTGGTCCTCGGCCATCGCCACAGGTATCTTCTTCAGCCTGGGACCACTGGGCCTGGTTTTCTGGGATTCCGGTTCCGCCTGGTACTGGCAGAGGCTGTATGTCCCCGGCGAACGAGCCAGGCAGTTTGAGAAAGTGGCGCCTCTGATACCGTCTGACAGCAAAGTCGCATCAACCGATTTCGTTCATCCCCGCTTCACGCACCATGCACGCTCATACGACTACAGCAATTACAAGCGAAAGGTCAACGAGTACCAGTCAGGAGTGCCCGCAGATACTGATTTCATCGTCATTGACACACAACACCCCTATAGCGAAATCAAAACTCCTGATCAGGTCCCCGAATTTCGCGAACACCCCGACCAATGGGAACTGATCCCAGACGAAACAAACGGCTATTTCATCATCCTGAAACGGAAACCGGTACCTGAGTCTGAATTGAAGGATTGA